Within Vigna unguiculata cultivar IT97K-499-35 chromosome 2, ASM411807v1, whole genome shotgun sequence, the genomic segment CTGTAGAAAAAAGGTTGAGGTAGCACCAATCACATACAATTGGTACAACTTGGCCTTAGGTGGTTGGGCATGCGAGAAGAAGACAAGTAGAAGTCCTAGTAAGAAGAGCATATCAAATAAAGAATGGTCCTATGGCAAGAGGTAGAGGAAGGCCGAGAAAAGTATATTCAAAAGCAAAGCCACGGTGAAGGATTAAATGGTCAACAAGTTTTCGATAAACAAGATTCATGATAGAACTTTGCGACATCCTTTAACCCATGTAGCCAACAGAAATCCCACCTAGAAAAATAAGGCTTGGTTATTGTTGATGTCATCACATGTGCTAACAAGCGaattcccaaaaaaaaaaaattgtctaatttttttcaatccCTATATGTATACTGCAGTCCTAAACTTCAACTTCCAATGAATTGATGCTTCGTTGCCATAGATCATCGAGTGAATGTTCAAAAGAGAAATCGAGAGAGTGATTAGCCTatcaatatttgtataaattgtCAAGTCATAATCGAGACGCGTGAAATTGCGCGGCGAAGATTGAAATCAGATCCAGAAACGACAATGAAATGGAAGTAGAAACGGAAAGGGGAACGATGAAATCGAAAGGAACCTTGTACTGAGAATTGAGCTCTTCTTTGAGCTCAGGGATTTCACCCTTCTTGGTGGTGGAGAAGTACTTGGAATCGTTCCTACTCATCTTCCCTTATCTTTTGCGTCACCAATACTATTCTTCTCTTCTTCCGCTTCCAATTTCTGATTTCTGATTTCTGATTTCCGATTCTGAACCAAGAAAACAACACCGCTACGCTTGGCTTGACCGGGGAGGGAGAAAACACAGAACGGCGTCGTAGCAACTCGTTTCCCTGTAACGGGGGAAGACAAGTAACATACTCCTTCTAATGATCGTAAACTAACAACTGTTTTTCCTATATTACGAgtattcttaatttaattaattcaaaaatgttaaaaattattttagtcttaatttaattaattaaaaaaatattaaatatgattttagtgcCGATTTGATATAAAAGTggaaattttcttctttcaacgATTTGgtctcaaaaataaaatagatattgtCCTTTTAATTAGTTgggttactttttttttttgtcaaacaaGTCGTGTTTAAAGTGTTAACATGActgaatttaaaaagttatattcaTTCTATCGTAAagtttatgataaaaatgtactaaaatttaagatatgaattaattttaattcatttcaaaatttaagaactaggaatatttaattgataaaaaatataaatttatgtaagcatacttttaaaatagaacatataaattaaaaatataataagataaaattttaaagtagataaaattaagttttcattttttattgtgagaagtagaaaacaaatttcaattttaaaaaaagggGAATGCAAGAAATAAATAGGGATGTGCGTAAAGCAAAATTTTAACAGGCTTGCCTATATTCTTACTTAtgttcaatatgtttttttctttttgcacctACCATTcatttcagaaaataaaaacattgtgCTTGTTGCATCATGTCACCTCTATTGTTGTCGTTACTTCTAAATTGCACCTTCGGTTTCATTGTAGTAGCATTATTTGAgaggaggaaaaaaaaaagttgttctgaaaattattatatacattgTAGTGCATGtggttatgtattttttaaatataaatgatattatattaataagtgataataatgtaatgttattaagttaatatataaaataaatgaaatgaatataGAGAGTAATTGCTggtgaataaaaaaagaagataaatagttttatagaaaataggtagaagtaactgttaattttaaaaaaattaataaataatcatattgtaaATGGTATAATTGGTATTATGAGATGTGAatacaaaagataaattttctttatatattattataaattttgagaaactcgatcaaaaaattttgttttagaaaacCATTTTGGAACTCATATGTTTAGGAAAGTTTCTTCTAAAAGGTTGGTTCTATAATTTATCAtacatctataacaatatataaagaggattttcttttttgtgttcaCAATTTATAGTGTCAATTATATTCTTTAcagtataattatttattaaatttttataaattaacggttttacttatttttataaaattgttttttttattcatcaacaattaatttttctattaattttattttatttttaataaatataaatttattttatatattaacttaataacattacaatattattatctaCTAACATACTATCATAACACAGACGCTATGATATCTATGTATACGTTTGTGTTTTAGAAAGTTTTCAAAAAGTTCATTTCACAATTTATGTTCTtcaaagtttattttgaaatacatttcatgttttcttgaaaACACGTTCTAAAAATCACcggaaatttttaaaaactcgGTAAAAAGGTAAAAAGTAATCTATAAGTCACTTTAACAAAAGTTAAAGtggtaatttaaaattttatgaggtGTAGTTATAGATTATGTAAGTGCAAAAGAACAAAAGGTCCCAAGGTACAAAATCAATCACAATTTTTAAAGGATTTTACTTCTTAAAGTCCACTGTAACTTACCTGCACTTCACACAAACATACTCAAACTCTTAAATTATAATGTATTAGTTGTTATTTAATacattcttaattaaatttatgaaataacaAGGCTGGAGATACTTcgaaattatataattatttatatgtttagagttgtcaaaacggaCCAACCGATCCAACCCAGCTTGGTTCGTGATGGGTTGGTCACTTAGTGGGTTAATCCAACctgactcacttattagcgagtcaACAAAATTAGAATCCGACCTGACCCATCACGGGttgacgggttaaacgggttggctcactggctcaattagaaaaaaaaacacaattttttttcttcaatctcaagaaaactaaattataatttcgattaaaatctaaataaacttcaataaaatctcaaattatgttaaactccaaatacaaactaaaatcacaaaaatataaattactatctaacagCAAATCATTCTTATCACTTGTCAAACTATAGTATTAGAGTCTTGAATGGATAAATCcccaacattttcatctcttgaagcatcttctttatcctcatctacaataaaacaagaaaaaataatgttaactaataatattaaaatattaagtattaaataattaaattaattttacaatactaacaataatgttacatgttaattcaaaatcatacatatatatacatatatatatatatatatattaatatatatatatatatatatatatatatatatatatatattaatttaatatttaaaatttattggcagGTTGGTGAGCCAATCCGGCTCATCACGTGTTCAACCCAAATAAGCCGGGTTCTTAATGGATTAGGTTCATTTTCCGACAAGTTATAACCGATTTTACAATATCACTTAGCTTACATCTCAATTGAATCACtataaacaatattatattaagtAAATGCTGTTTACCCATAAATAATGTGCTTATTAaggatactttttttttatatttcttgaAATCTGGTTGTACTTCCATAAACATACAACTTTAAGTGATAACCTATGCGTCAAAAATAACAATCTTAATTAAACTTTAGATAGAAAAAATAGaatgtcattattattttaGGCCTCGTtcgtataatttaaaatacatttttagattcacaaatatattttaaattgtatgattcaaaatattaattttaaacatacaagtatattctaaattatacaatttaaaaaaaattaaaatcaaacaatatatttatattttagtaacaTAATATTGTCTTAACATTATGTGTTCCAAAGCGTAATTcctaaattatttaaacttttaaaatatccCACAAAGATGGACCCACGATACCATGGTGTGAGAAAGAAATAACATTTATGCATTTCAACCAAGCTGTATGTTGTGGCCCACAAGCTGAAAAGTGTTAGTTTTAAATTCCTAAACACAATTATTCATTACAAACCCAAACTCTAAAAACATAATCATATTTCcatctataaaaaataatcaactgCATTAACAACCAACCAATAAAtaagcaatttattttcataaaacaaaacaaagctTGCTTACCTAAAAACTAGTCAAATCACAACAATGCTTTTGgcatttaaaaatttacataCATAGCTAGTGGAGATGcagagaaagaaataaaagttaacATGAATATTATGggtttgattattattaattaaccCGTGGTGGTGGTTATATTAAAGAATTTATacaagattaaatatgtttcgagtttcagtaaaatttaattttttaattttttgatcaATTTGTCCTTCATAAAATCtcgtaaatttaattattttaattaaattttgttaattttatcttaCTATTTTGAGCGCATTTTATGATAGTGTTAGAATTATTTATaccgtttgatacatttttgcttcaacgttaatttaaatattataataaaatacgtttaaaatattaaataagcttaataaaatttggtaagaaatactaaattcacacatttataaagatgaaggactaaattagtataaaatgtgaaagaatgactaatttcaaaattcactgaaacttaagggactaaaaacatatttaacctatttccatttatatatatattttaattcataaattttaagataaaatttaaatttgtctttatattttttaaaatttaaaaaatataaatataatcatgtttatattttaaataatttttgagattgacatttaaaatgtttatagtgattttttaactcaaatattagtttataacattatttaatattattaagttaaaagactatattaattcatataaaaattagaagattaaagtatattaaaatttaaaacataaataaattttaattatattatatatatatatatatatattacattataataatataataataataagtgtgTGAAgtgatgataaaagaaaaaaatgtgtcaCTGTCACATGGGGCACAGGTCACCCATGGTCTAATCAGTTTTGTTTTTTAGATGTAGGACACACTTAATTTTCAGCACGTgtaatattaattgaaaactTAATAAGATTCTTATATCGAGAACACAttggtagaagaaaaaaaaataacttaaaattttatatatttatttagtgaATATTGAAGTCAACCGGTTTCAATTTGGTTGTCCCATGAACACAGTTCATAAATGTACGGTCACGATCATTCCTTTTACCAACCTCCCTCTTCAATTACTGCACCCATTccgaaaaaacaaaaattttctcATCATTCAAGTAATTTGAATTATGCactgtaaaatattttattgtatcagaaatatataaaaactatttaaatgataaatttactatttaagatatacaaaaataacaaaataaaaataatatttatttatttatttcgtGAGAAATGTGAATAATGAGTTGGTTGGTTTTGCTTTGTGCCTCTGTGAGCAAACACAGCTGGACTTAGCGGATTCCAGCTGGTACTGTACGGATCAAATACGCAGCTACCGTCGCCGTTTCtgtcttttctttatttattttttcataatatttttaatattaaaaaagtgtaCCTCCATCCTGATACTTCCTATTATTCCTATTatgcattaattataaataaaatggttccatatatatttttgaaagattGGTTAGTTACTCTCCATAtatgaaaaaactttatttaaatagttattgtaagaattaaaaaatatatgatgcaATGATTtggtatttatattttcttaaaaaaattaaaaataaataaaatgagttagTTGAAGTGGTGAAACTGGTGCAGTGCCAAACGAAGAGTAGGACCCgcaataaaaattggaaaattacAGTCTTGCCCTTTTGAACGTTCAACCACGATCATTTTCTTGATTTGCGTGTGTTGGATTTGCAACCAGTAAAATGTGCGAGATTACCAAGATATCCTTTGTCTTTTCACTTTTGGGCTTTAATGTTTGTTTGACAAGTGTCTCTTTACCTCATCATTTTATATAACTCTctgaattttaaatattaagaactAGTTATTTTTGTTCGTGGTAACACACCAATaacttatattataattattatttattttaaaaatatatttaatttatttagataaatataGAATTATAATATAGGATAAgtataatctataaatatgtaatattatatttgaataaaaaattggtaTAAGTGTCAATGTCCTTACAAATAAAGATAgatatgaataatattatattattccaAAACTTTAAATTCATATAAGTAGATATTTATCAATGTATGaacattgttaaaatattttagatttgatTCAAGgtgttaattaataaaaatatcgaaaataaaatgaactaaAAAGAAGTTggttatatttttaacttaacacATAGTGAGtaataaagacaaaaatgaGTCAtattttagtctaatttttgttgttgatgattattttatattctctaTGAggttaaaaaatacattaaagaaattgatattaatatattaaaattttatatattaaaattaatatttatttatgtattttgaagatacaataacataaataatcTAAATTCCTCTTATTCCACTCTTATAGTTTGAGAAGTATTTATTGGGATGACAAAGAGTAATccattatataattatgttatttttctatttaaaataaaattaatatacattttatttttatttttaaatgatttttttaaattatattttttaaataaaaatgccaATATATAGACACAAGAGgcataataataatgaaaattaaatattaataacaataatgtcattatttattattaatcataGGTAATAAATaataccattaattatttaaataaattaaaattaaatatttaatcaaaactAGTTTATATggataaaagttaattttataaatatcactttatagtttttttaatctttaatattaattaaatcatgGAGAAACTTTCCCTATTCTTTTCTCTGCTTTGTTTAGAGGGAGAGAGTgaacaagaaaataaagaatttcattcatttttttaatctcttagTTCCATGTATTAATCCAAAGACCAGCTAAAAGTTGtatgttgaaaattttatagttatattagtgctttgatttttaatttcaaaaatagtacTTTACAGTAACTATGAACAACTATTttcaagacaaaataaaaaaagtttatttaaattactttacttagaaaacatgtttagaaagaatgaaaacaaaaacgcCTTTAAGTATATATGTTCAACTCTATTTTCCGTgaatttctaataaaattaatctggataaacatacataaatactgaaaaataaaataacatttaaatttaaatataattatatatttaaactacTAAGAATATTAATAAAGTGAATAATGTGATGAATAAATCGGTAAAACTAAACACAAGATAATATCTTTAACTAATCTGTATAATTTTAGTCTGTATcatttaagtatttattttgattaaaatttcaaactaaaatttGTGATGGACGTGAATGTGATCATTccttactaaaattataaaatacagaATACAAAAGAATTAGTATTGTCATGCAAGTTTTAGTGAATGAAAAAGCCAGAAAATATTTTGGGCAGTTTgctcaaattatttaatttattttattttccttcatattttttagaatatatttaagGGTGTAATACATAATGACAAAAGAATAGAATGGAAAATAAAgagtatttatttaaataggtgaaaaaaaaaaaaagcaagagGAAAAGAAGAGCAGAAGTCAAAGTTGTCATTAACCTCAAAATCTGTCATAAACGGTAAAAAGATCGCGAAGAGATACCGTGACAAATCCGAAATATCGGAAGGAGTTGGAGGGCAAATCTGTCTTTACGCAGAGCTTATAAAAGTTTCGATATCGGTTCTTCTTCCATTCCAGCACATCCTAATTTCCAAACCACTGCGTACACAGCCGCCGTCTCTCTCTCACTATCTCACTTTCTCTCAACGGCTTTTTCCGGCGTATTTCGCCGGAGAACAACCACGGCTGCAATCGCCGGTGACTTGGAGGGCTTCGCCGGGGAGCAATCGTATCTACGGACGGTGGTTCGTAAGAGTTTGGTTTCGTGCATGTTGAAACGGCGGcgtttggtggtggtggtgagcAATCGGGAGAGAGTGGGGTAGGATGTAGTTTGGTTGATCGGGGGAGATGGGGAGAGTGGTCGTGGGGGTGGCGGTGACGGTGGCTGTGGCGACGTGTGCGGTTGCGGCGGTGGTGGTGGGGCGGAGAGTGAAAAGCAGGAGGAAGTGGAAGAAAGTGGCGAATGTGGTGAGGGAACTGGAGGAAGGGTGCGACACTAGGGTTGGTAGGTTGAGGCAAGTGGTGGATGCCATGGCCGTGGAGATGCACGCCGGGTTGGCATCTGAAGGTGGCTCCAAGCTCAAAATGCTTCTCACATTCGTCGATAATCTCCCAAATGGGtaataatctttttcttcttttccttcgTTAGGTTCCGATTGCATTGCCCCTATGCTGTCCTTAACTGTGCCATTGAGAGTCTTCTTTGCCTGGGAAGTCAATGTGTCGTTCCCCTTCTTtgatctttgttttcttttttttcagcattttctcatttttgtctttttacgTCGTCATTCTTGTGTGTAGTTGTGGTCTAATTACATCAAGATACTGTTTATTTCTATTTCACTCTTATGATTTGTGCATATTTTCTACCCACGTGCATTTATATCTGTTGCAGTATATATTGTTTTCAAATATGTCAATCGCGTTCTTTTTTATGTTCTTGATTTGATATGATGGaacttttaagtttttttaaataacatttcgaatgatttttagaatatttttagtAGAAATCAATGATATTACAATTCGTGATTCATGACTGGTTAAACAGTACTGTCAtcgtattttaattaaattcctCTTTGAACTGGGGTTTCTGCTGAACTACAACTTTTGCAACATCCACTGCATTGCCCGTTTATAGTGTACCATTTTGAGAATTCCTTACTATGACACATGATTTGAGTTACAGAATCTAAATGTTGGACTGCCATCGTATCTATATCTGTTTTGAGCGTTGCTCACGATCGCACACGATGCCTGagcatatttttttttggaatgcAGAGtggtatttgttaaattaatttgattctaTAACTTTGTCTCCGCTTTGATATGTTCAGTTCAATATGAAtgtgatatatttatatatttttctacttCTATTATCAGGACAGAGAGAGGAACATATTATGCACTTCATCTCGGCGGTACAAATTTTAGGGTTTTGCGTGTTCAATTAAGTGGTCAACCAACTTCAGACTTGGAACATGAAGTAGAACGACAACCCATTCCCCAAAATGTAATGACCAGCACAAGCGAGGTGACTTGACCAAAACACTAAAATTTTGGACTTACGTGGTTTTTGCTTGGTCTTTTAACATGGTAGAGGTTGACTGATTTTGTTGCCTGCAGGATCTCTTTGATTTTATTGCATCTTCGTTGAAGGATTTCATTGTCAAAGAAGGAGACGGTTCCAATATTTCACAGGGAAGAAGAGAACTTGGATTTACATTCTCCTTTCCCGTGAAGCAAATGTCTGTTTCCTCTGGCATTTTAATCAAATGGACGAAAGGTTTTTCCATTGTAGACATGGTTAGTCACGTGACtttaaagagtttttttttgGGAATTGGAAAAGCTTATACTCTTAGGGAATATTATGCTATGTGGAAAATTCTTGTATCATGATTTTGAATAGGGTAATAGtttgtttagttttatattttatactttatataaaaagttatcTATAAGCCCAGTGCATTTAGTTAGTTGTGTCGCTAATATAATTCTTGTTCGGTTATCTTTCATATAGATCTCATTGCAGCCTTTTAACTGTATAGGccaaattagttttttttaatggcTTTTTGTGCTTCCCCCTTTAAGAGTTACAAAATGGAAGTAAAGAACCTTCTCAATTTGCAGAAGCTCTAATAATAACAATGTGTAAATATCATGACCATGTTATATTAAGAACAGCTGTCGGTTGTCAGGTAGGAAGAGATGTTGCAGCATGTTTGCAAGAAGCCTTGATCCGGAATGGCCTAGATGTTCGGGTAGCTGCCTTGGTAAGGAAGTACTTTCTTTTAACCCCCAGTTATATTTGTATCCTCCAACTCCAGAATGTTGCCCAGAACAATGTCTGATAATTACACAACTTGGTATTATGCCTGTTTAATGAATTGCTACGTTTCCAAAGTCATTTTTATCAGTTATTTCTACGTTTTTTTGAATGAAGGATAAATGGTGgtagatttatttttgttgagaaaTTGTGTTGCATTTTTTCATTGcagtgaaattatttttttaatgcacTCTAATTATGTGGAGAACTGTGCTGCCTTGGTATTGTgcattatgttttatttatgattattattattattattatgggaaaCATGATTTCATGTTCATGTTCAACAGGTTAATGACACTGTTGGAACATTAGCAGTCGGACATTATCACGATCCTGATACTGTTGCTGCAATTATAATTGGTACTGGTACAAATGCCTGTTATTTGGAACGAGTTGATGCTATTATCAAGTGCCAAGGTCTTCTTATGTCATCTGGGCGCATGGTATtgctttttcttgttttcactTCTGTCTTTTGTTGCTTATGAAATTTCAGCAAGTTTAACTCTTCTGGTTTTTAGGTTGTCAATATGGAATGGGGGAACTTTTGGTCATCTCACTTGCCAAGAACATCGTATGACATTGATTTGGATGCTGCTAGCCCTAATCCAA encodes:
- the LOC114174675 gene encoding hexokinase-3-like; this translates as MGRVVVGVAVTVAVATCAVAAVVVGRRVKSRRKWKKVANVVRELEEGCDTRVGRLRQVVDAMAVEMHAGLASEGGSKLKMLLTFVDNLPNGTERGTYYALHLGGTNFRVLRVQLSGQPTSDLEHEVERQPIPQNVMTSTSEDLFDFIASSLKDFIVKEGDGSNISQGRRELGFTFSFPVKQMSVSSGILIKWTKGFSIVDMVGRDVAACLQEALIRNGLDVRVAALVNDTVGTLAVGHYHDPDTVAAIIIGTGTNACYLERVDAIIKCQGLLMSSGRMVVNMEWGNFWSSHLPRTSYDIDLDAASPNPNDQGFEKMISGMYLGDLVRRVILRMTLESDMFGPISPKLSMPFILRTPLMAAMHEDNSPDLREVARILNDIFEIPDVPLKARKIVVKVCDVVTRRAARLAAAGIVGILKKIGRDGSGGITGGRSRSDMKMKRTVVAIEGGLYSKYALFREYLREALNEILGEDIAKHVILKVTEDGSGIGSALLAASYSS